Proteins encoded together in one Bradyrhizobium sp. PSBB068 window:
- a CDS encoding SMP-30/gluconolactonase/LRE family protein, translating to MTNPNNTEQHEADGTKAFDRRTILRGATALAATAMAASGASARDYGRNAEPQRYPDPDIVVIDDKRFKAKVGNTAIKRLYTGCLWAEGPAWNAQGQYLVWSDIPANRQLRYLDDDGHISEQFHKPSNEANGSTFDFEGRQITAERTRLVRYEHDGTVTSLAEQAGGKQLNGPNDMVVHPNDKSIWFTDPGYGAISIYEGQRANTGSNQPYQKEAVYRIDASTGQITKVADEPFKPNGIAFSHDYKKVYVCDTGITHYPNAKNIVWQYDLNGDKLSNPRTLIDMTLDGKSGFPDGMRVDIDGNIWVGAGWVGPGYDGVQVFAPDGQRIGQILLPETCANLTFGGKKRNRLFMTASQSLYAVYVETRGAHNC from the coding sequence GTGACAAATCCAAACAACACAGAGCAACACGAGGCCGACGGAACGAAGGCGTTCGACCGTCGAACCATTTTGCGCGGTGCAACCGCGCTTGCTGCGACGGCGATGGCGGCGTCCGGTGCATCCGCGCGCGACTACGGCCGCAATGCGGAGCCGCAGCGTTATCCCGATCCCGACATCGTCGTGATCGACGACAAGCGCTTCAAGGCCAAAGTCGGCAACACCGCGATCAAGCGGCTCTACACCGGCTGCCTGTGGGCGGAAGGCCCGGCCTGGAACGCGCAGGGCCAGTATCTGGTGTGGAGCGACATTCCGGCCAACCGGCAGTTGCGCTATCTCGACGATGACGGCCACATCTCCGAGCAGTTCCACAAGCCGTCGAACGAGGCCAACGGCTCGACCTTCGATTTCGAGGGAAGGCAGATCACCGCCGAGCGCACGCGGCTGGTGCGCTACGAGCACGACGGAACCGTCACCTCATTGGCGGAGCAGGCGGGCGGCAAGCAGCTCAACGGGCCGAACGACATGGTCGTCCATCCCAACGACAAGTCGATCTGGTTCACCGATCCCGGCTACGGCGCGATCTCGATCTATGAGGGCCAGCGCGCCAACACCGGCTCGAACCAGCCCTACCAGAAGGAAGCCGTCTACCGCATCGATGCGTCCACCGGCCAGATCACCAAGGTCGCGGACGAGCCGTTCAAACCGAACGGCATCGCCTTCAGCCACGACTACAAGAAGGTCTATGTCTGCGACACCGGCATCACGCATTATCCGAACGCCAAGAACATCGTCTGGCAGTACGACCTCAACGGCGACAAGCTGTCCAACCCGCGCACGCTGATCGACATGACGCTGGACGGCAAGTCGGGCTTCCCGGACGGCATGCGGGTCGACATCGACGGCAACATCTGGGTCGGCGCCGGCTGGGTCGGACCGGGCTATGACGGCGTGCAGGTGTTCGCGCCCGACGGTCAACGCATCGGCCAGATCCTGCTGCCGGAAACCTGCGCCAACCTCACCTTCGGCGGCAAGAAGCGCAACCGCCTGTTCATGACCGCGAGCCAGTCGCTCTACGCGGTGTATGTGGAGACACGGGGCGCGCACAACTGCTGA
- a CDS encoding Zn-ribbon domain-containing OB-fold protein — protein MAEPARAKPKPTPETQHFWDGTKAGELRLQRCDACANVYFPPRPFCPSCASRKVSVFKASGKGKLYSYVINHRPAAPGFTPPYAIAIVELDEGPRMMSNIIDCPQTPEALELDMPLEVAFEALDDKITLPLFRPAKG, from the coding sequence ATGGCCGAGCCAGCGCGCGCGAAACCAAAACCGACACCTGAGACCCAGCATTTCTGGGACGGCACCAAGGCCGGCGAGTTGCGCCTGCAGCGCTGCGACGCCTGCGCCAATGTCTACTTTCCGCCGCGGCCGTTCTGCCCGTCCTGCGCCTCGCGCAAGGTCTCGGTATTCAAGGCCAGCGGCAAGGGCAAGCTGTACAGCTACGTCATCAATCATCGTCCCGCCGCACCCGGCTTCACGCCGCCTTACGCGATCGCCATCGTCGAGCTCGACGAAGGTCCGCGCATGATGAGCAACATCATCGATTGCCCGCAGACGCCGGAAGCGCTCGAGCTCGACATGCCGCTCGAGGTCGCCTTCGAGGCGCTCGACGACAAGATCACCCTTCCCCTGTTCCGTCCGGCGAAAGGGTAA
- a CDS encoding thiolase, producing MRRNQVAVVGAAETTELGVIPNMSQIQLHADAALNAIADAGLKLSDIDGFATAVETPQQMAHYLGITPTWVDGTSVGGCSFMLHVRHAAAAIEAGLCKTVLITHAESGKSMIGKQPRFTAPDSLNGQFESPFGVYGPPSMFPIPVLRFMKTHGITHEQLAMVAVVQREWAAKNPRATMKDPITVADVLNSRMIAYPFRLLQCCLVTDGGGALILTSADRAKDFPQKPVYILGTGESVETPMVSQMKTFDSSRAFKVAGPLAFKEAGITHKDVDHLMIYDAFAHLPLYGLGDLGFMPHEETGKFIADGNTRPGGKLPLNTNGGGLSYMHSGMYGMYALQESVRQMRGIAPAQVPNAKISVCHGVGGMFAASGTIIFTNEK from the coding sequence ATGCGCAGGAACCAGGTTGCCGTCGTCGGTGCGGCCGAAACCACCGAGCTCGGCGTCATCCCCAACATGTCGCAGATCCAGCTGCACGCGGACGCGGCGCTGAATGCGATCGCGGACGCCGGACTGAAACTGTCGGACATCGACGGCTTCGCCACCGCGGTCGAGACCCCGCAGCAGATGGCGCACTATCTCGGCATCACGCCGACCTGGGTCGACGGCACCTCGGTCGGCGGCTGCTCCTTCATGCTGCATGTCCGCCACGCCGCCGCCGCGATCGAGGCCGGCCTGTGCAAGACCGTGCTGATCACCCATGCCGAGAGCGGCAAGTCGATGATCGGCAAGCAGCCGCGCTTCACCGCGCCCGACAGCCTCAATGGGCAGTTCGAATCGCCGTTCGGCGTCTACGGGCCGCCGAGCATGTTCCCGATCCCGGTGCTGCGCTTCATGAAGACGCACGGCATCACCCATGAACAGCTCGCGATGGTCGCCGTTGTGCAGCGCGAATGGGCGGCGAAGAACCCGCGCGCGACCATGAAGGACCCGATCACGGTCGCCGACGTGCTGAACTCGCGGATGATCGCCTATCCGTTCCGGCTGCTGCAATGCTGCCTCGTCACCGACGGCGGCGGCGCGCTGATCCTCACCTCGGCCGACCGCGCCAAGGATTTCCCGCAAAAGCCGGTCTACATCCTCGGCACCGGCGAGAGCGTCGAAACGCCGATGGTCAGCCAGATGAAGACGTTCGACTCGTCGCGCGCCTTCAAGGTGGCAGGTCCCCTGGCGTTCAAGGAGGCCGGCATCACCCACAAGGACGTCGATCATCTGATGATCTACGACGCCTTCGCGCACCTGCCGCTGTACGGCCTCGGCGACCTCGGCTTCATGCCCCATGAGGAGACCGGCAAGTTCATCGCCGACGGCAACACCCGCCCCGGCGGCAAGCTGCCGCTCAACACCAATGGCGGCGGCCTCAGCTACATGCACTCCGGCATGTACGGCATGTACGCATTGCAGGAGAGCGTGCGGCAGATGCGCGGCATTGCACCTGCGCAGGTGCCGAACGCCAAGATCTCGGTCTGCCACGGCGTCGGCGGCATGTTCGCTGCGTCAGGCACGATCATCTTTACGAACGAGAAATAG
- a CDS encoding SDR family oxidoreductase, with amino-acid sequence MAKSLQDKVIIVTGAGRGIGREIALLCAAEGAKVVVNDPGGAADGGGSSAAPAEEVVEEIKKRGGTAVANFESVAEAIPASRIVKTATDHFGRLDGVVNNAGILRDMIFHKMSVEAFEAVIKVHLMGSFYVSHAAARIYREQEQGSFVHFTSTSGLIGNYGQANYAAAKLGIVGLSKSIALDMGRFNVRSNCVSPFAWTRMIGTIPTETDAQKARVEKIKQMGPEKIAPVCAYLLSDAAKDVTGQIFGVRMNEIFLFGQHRPVRSVHRGEGWTPETIAEHGMPALKASFSPLDRSADVFTWDPI; translated from the coding sequence ATGGCAAAATCACTGCAGGATAAAGTCATCATCGTCACCGGCGCGGGCCGCGGCATCGGCCGCGAGATCGCGCTGCTCTGTGCGGCGGAAGGCGCCAAGGTCGTGGTCAACGATCCCGGCGGCGCGGCCGACGGCGGCGGCTCGAGCGCGGCCCCCGCCGAGGAGGTGGTCGAGGAGATCAAGAAGCGCGGCGGCACCGCCGTTGCCAATTTCGAGTCGGTGGCGGAAGCCATTCCGGCCAGCAGGATCGTGAAGACCGCGACCGATCATTTCGGCCGGCTCGACGGCGTGGTCAACAACGCCGGCATCCTGCGCGACATGATCTTCCACAAGATGAGCGTGGAAGCCTTCGAGGCCGTCATCAAGGTGCACCTGATGGGCTCGTTCTATGTCAGCCACGCCGCGGCGCGGATCTATCGCGAGCAGGAACAGGGCTCGTTCGTGCACTTCACCTCGACCTCCGGCCTGATCGGTAATTACGGCCAGGCCAACTACGCCGCCGCCAAGCTCGGCATCGTCGGGCTGTCGAAGTCGATCGCGCTCGACATGGGCCGCTTCAACGTGCGCTCGAACTGCGTTTCGCCGTTCGCCTGGACCCGCATGATCGGCACCATCCCGACCGAGACCGACGCCCAGAAGGCGCGCGTCGAGAAGATCAAGCAGATGGGCCCGGAGAAGATCGCGCCGGTCTGCGCCTACCTGCTTTCGGACGCCGCCAAGGACGTCACCGGACAGATCTTCGGCGTGCGCATGAACGAGATCTTCCTGTTCGGCCAGCATCGTCCGGTGCGCTCGGTGCATCGCGGCGAAGGCTGGACGCCGGAGACCATTGCCGAACACGGCATGCCGGCGCTGAAGGCATCGTTCTCCCCGCTCGACCGCTCGGCGGATGTCTTCACCTGGGATCCGATCTGA
- the ppc gene encoding phosphoenolpyruvate carboxylase: MPPQTMPSETENRARRAEEASLLDKTAQEEDARLRNDIRLLGRVLGDTVRDQEGADVFDLVERIRQTSVRFHRDEDKLARRELEGILDSMSIAETLRIVRAFSYFSHLANIAEDQNNIRQMRSRGPGGAPRPSTLEQTLVHARQAGISPAELRSFFKSALVSPVLTAHPTEVRRKSTMDREMEIADLLDRRERLQMTPDESEASDEQLRRAVVTLWQTNLLRRTKLTVLDEVANGLSFYDYTFLQEVPRLHCALEDRLNKEGGEAGELASFLKMGSWIGGDRDGNPFVTAEVMRGTLRLQSSRVLSFYLEELHALGAELSLAAHLADISEELRILAERSPDTSPHRSGEPYRLAVSGIYARLAATAMRLEVETTRPPVGKAEPYATVSEFQADLDVLDRSLIANNSGVIARGRLRQLRRAVDCFGFHLARLDIRQNSAVHERTIAELFDTANPGMSYLALGEDARVNLLLAELRNARPLASPFVKYSEETQSELAVFRAAAEAHAKFGPEVISQCIISMCKGMSDMLEVAVLLKEVGLVNPSGRSAVNIVPLFETIEDLQASSGIMDRMLVLHDYRKLVDSLGSVQEVMLGYSDSNKDGGFVTSGWELYKAEIGLVEVFERHGVRLRLFHGRGGSVGRGGGPSYDAIIAQPGGAVNGQIRITEQGEIISSKYSNAEVGRSNLEILAAATLETSLLQPRQSAPRPEYLRAMEEISALAFKAYRGLVYETPGFADYFWGSTVINEIATLNIGSRPASRKKTREIEDLRAIPWVFSWAQCRLMLPGWYGFGAAVETWISQHPEQGMPFLQELYKEWPFFRTLLSNMDMVLAKSSIAIASRYAELVPDVALREKIFGQIRREWHLAIETLLDIMGHDRLLQGNPLLERGIRNRFPYMDPLNHVQVELLKEHRAQNPDEQVLRGIQITINGISAGLRNSG, from the coding sequence TTGCCTCCCCAAACCATGCCCTCCGAGACCGAAAACCGTGCCAGGCGCGCCGAGGAGGCCAGCCTCCTCGATAAGACGGCGCAGGAGGAGGACGCGCGGCTCCGGAACGACATCCGGCTGCTGGGGCGCGTCCTTGGCGACACCGTGCGGGACCAGGAGGGGGCCGACGTGTTCGACCTGGTCGAGCGGATCCGCCAGACCTCGGTCCGGTTCCACCGCGACGAGGACAAGCTGGCGCGGCGGGAGCTGGAAGGCATCCTCGACAGCATGTCGATCGCCGAGACACTGCGGATCGTCCGCGCCTTCAGCTATTTCTCCCACCTCGCCAACATCGCCGAGGACCAGAACAACATCCGCCAGATGCGCAGCCGCGGCCCGGGCGGGGCGCCGCGGCCGAGCACGCTGGAGCAGACGCTGGTCCATGCCCGACAGGCCGGCATCAGCCCGGCCGAACTGCGCAGCTTCTTCAAGAGCGCGCTGGTCAGTCCGGTACTGACCGCGCATCCGACTGAGGTCCGACGCAAGAGCACGATGGACCGCGAGATGGAGATCGCCGATCTGCTCGATCGCCGCGAGCGGTTGCAGATGACGCCGGACGAGAGCGAGGCCAGCGACGAGCAGCTTCGCCGCGCGGTCGTGACGCTGTGGCAGACCAATCTCTTGCGCCGGACCAAGCTGACCGTGCTCGACGAGGTCGCCAACGGCCTGTCGTTCTACGACTACACCTTCCTGCAGGAGGTGCCGCGGCTGCATTGCGCGCTGGAGGACCGGCTGAACAAGGAGGGTGGCGAGGCCGGTGAACTCGCCTCATTCCTCAAGATGGGAAGCTGGATCGGCGGCGACCGCGACGGCAATCCGTTCGTCACCGCAGAGGTGATGCGCGGCACGCTGCGGCTGCAGTCGAGCCGGGTGCTCAGCTTCTACCTCGAGGAGCTGCACGCGCTCGGTGCCGAGCTGTCGCTTGCGGCGCATCTTGCCGATATCTCGGAGGAGCTGCGGATCCTTGCCGAGCGTTCGCCCGACACCTCGCCGCATCGCAGCGGCGAGCCGTATCGCCTGGCAGTTTCCGGCATCTACGCGCGGTTGGCTGCCACTGCGATGCGGCTCGAGGTCGAGACCACAAGGCCACCGGTCGGCAAGGCCGAGCCCTATGCGACCGTCAGCGAGTTCCAGGCCGATCTCGATGTGCTCGACCGCTCGCTGATCGCGAACAATTCAGGCGTGATCGCGCGGGGCCGGCTGCGGCAGCTGCGGCGGGCGGTGGATTGCTTCGGCTTCCATCTGGCGCGGCTCGACATCCGCCAGAACTCGGCGGTGCACGAGCGCACCATCGCCGAGCTGTTCGATACCGCCAATCCCGGCATGTCGTATCTGGCGCTCGGCGAGGACGCCCGCGTCAATTTGCTGCTCGCGGAGCTGCGCAACGCGCGGCCGCTGGCCTCGCCGTTCGTCAAATATTCCGAGGAGACCCAAAGCGAGCTCGCGGTGTTCCGGGCCGCGGCCGAGGCGCATGCCAAATTCGGCCCCGAGGTGATCTCCCAGTGCATCATCTCGATGTGCAAGGGCATGTCCGACATGCTTGAGGTCGCGGTGCTCTTGAAGGAGGTCGGGCTGGTCAATCCGTCCGGCCGCAGCGCCGTCAACATCGTGCCGCTGTTCGAGACCATCGAGGACCTGCAGGCCTCGAGCGGCATCATGGACCGCATGCTGGTGCTGCACGACTACCGCAAGCTGGTCGACAGCCTTGGCAGCGTGCAGGAGGTGATGCTCGGCTATTCCGACAGCAACAAGGATGGCGGCTTCGTCACCTCGGGCTGGGAGCTCTACAAGGCCGAGATCGGCCTCGTCGAGGTGTTCGAGCGCCACGGCGTGCGGCTGAGGCTGTTTCATGGCCGCGGCGGCTCGGTCGGCCGCGGCGGTGGTCCGAGCTATGATGCGATCATCGCGCAGCCCGGCGGTGCGGTGAACGGCCAGATCCGCATCACCGAGCAGGGCGAGATCATCTCGTCGAAATATTCCAATGCCGAGGTCGGCCGCAGCAATCTGGAAATCCTCGCCGCGGCGACGCTGGAAACCAGCCTGCTGCAGCCGCGGCAGAGCGCGCCGCGCCCCGAATATCTGAGGGCGATGGAGGAGATTTCCGCGCTCGCCTTCAAGGCCTATCGCGGGCTCGTCTATGAGACCCCGGGGTTTGCCGATTACTTCTGGGGCTCGACCGTGATCAACGAGATCGCGACCTTGAACATCGGCAGCCGTCCGGCCTCACGCAAGAAGACCCGCGAGATCGAGGACCTGCGCGCCATTCCCTGGGTGTTCTCCTGGGCGCAATGCCGGCTGATGCTGCCCGGCTGGTACGGTTTCGGCGCGGCGGTCGAGACCTGGATATCGCAGCATCCGGAGCAGGGCATGCCGTTCCTGCAGGAGCTCTACAAGGAATGGCCGTTCTTCCGCACGCTGCTATCAAACATGGACATGGTGCTGGCCAAGAGCTCGATCGCGATCGCCTCGCGCTATGCCGAACTGGTGCCCGACGTCGCCCTGCGCGAGAAGATTTTTGGCCAGATCCGCCGCGAGTGGCATCTCGCGATCGAGACGTTGCTCGACATCATGGGCCACGACCGGCTGCTGCAGGGCAACCCGTTGCTGGAACGCGGCATCCGCAACCGCTTCCCCTACATGGATCCGCTCAACCACGTGCAGGTCGAGTTGTTGAAAGAGCATCGCGCGCAGAACCCGGACGAGCAGGTGCTGCGCGGGATTCAGATCACGATCAACGGCATTTCCGCGGGGTTGAGGAATAGCGGTTAG